From the Leptolyngbyaceae cyanobacterium genome, the window TAACATCCTTACTACAAACTATCATTTATTAACTATAGCGATCCTAAATGAATTGCGAACAACTAAACCCCACCCAACCCTCCCCTTGGTAAGGGAAGGGCTAGGGTGGGGTTGATTACTTAAATAGGATCGCTATAAATTGTGAGTAATTAATTTATATTTTTCTAACCACGCTCGAATCTTCGAGCTTAATATAGCTCTTTCCTCATCTTTAATACCTAAAGGATCGAAGCGATCGCGATAATGAAGTTCAATCAAAAAACTCAATTCCTCAATCAAATCTGATGTTGGTATTTCCTCTTTCAATCTAGCAATCCAAATTTTTAAAGACTCGGAAGGCTGACGGATATATCCCAACTCATTTAAAGCTTTCTCGATTAAATAAAATTCCGATTCTCTTTTATTTTGTTCTGATTTAGCAATTGATTTAGCTAATCTTTCTTTCCTAGACAAACGACGCACCTTGGTCTGACGAATAAACCTCCAAACCAGAATATAAACTAATACAAATATCAGCACCCATCCGTACTTTAATCCATCGCTGCTGCTTAACCAATGTGAAATTTTAAAACTCAAAAACGACCATAGATCGGAGATGAATGATAACCTAGAAGCAGTCGCATCCTCAATTCTATTCCAATCAGCAGGCGTGGTATCGAAAGCTTGCCATTTGCCATTTAAGTATACCATTGTCCAAGCATGAGCATGGCGATTTCTGATGATATACTGTTTCTCCAACGGGCTATATTCGTGAACCGAATATCCAACAGCATAGCGGGCTGGAATACCTGCTGCCCGCAACAAAAGCGTAGTTGCAGTAGCGAAATATTCGCAATGTCCGGCACGAGTTTGTAATAAAAATATTGATAACGGCATTGAAGAATTTTCTTTATTAGCTAGTTTTAGAGAATAAGTGAAATTTTTGATAAAAAACCTATCTACCCGATTTAATACTTCTGATGGTGATTTCCCTTTAATATCTAATTGGCTGATAATTTTATCAAGTGCTGGTTTTTCTTGTTTCGGAATTTGCAGGTCATCTTCTGTTGGCAAACTATCAAAAGAAAGATTTTTGTTGAATTGGATTTGATATGCGATCGCATCAACTTTTCCTACTACTTTGACCGCACCATATTTGTTTTTCTCCATTTGGCTAACTGGTAACTCATCAAGTTGAAAAGTTCCGTTCGGTAACGTTAACAAACCTTGACCGCCATGTAACGTAGCAGAAACAGTAATCGTAGAACCTCTCTCTTGCAAGGAAATATTATTAGAATTCTCCCCCTTCCCTGCTAGGGAAGGGGGCTGGGGGGTTAGGTCTTTTATTACGCTATTTGCTAAACGCCAACTTGTACCATTACGATCGGATTGTACCGGAATAAAATTAGATTTTGATGCCACCCAAAGAGAAGCTTGATACTTATTATAAGTAGCTTCTCTCAACAATAAATCAGAAATTTTTTGTCCTTCAGTAGCAACTCTAAAAATAATCTCGTTCGACTGCTTCAACAAACCAATATCTCCTATATTAGTTTGTTTTTTAGACGAGTTTGTTTCTCTTTCCATCGCATTACCATATAATGCTGCCACCCGGTCTTCTACCGTCAGGTGAAGTTGGTGCAGTCCAATTTGTCCTATAAATCCTATACTTCCAGCAGTTAATAAAAAGCAAAGCCAAACCATTGGTGAAAACCGTTTAGACCTGAGCGACCAAAGGCCAACGGCTGACAGTACGAACATTCCACAATAAAAAGAAATATTGCCCACATTGGCGTTACTAGCAGACAAAATACAACTAGCTAAATAGAGATAAGAGATATCAACAGTAAAGCGTTGATTTTTGTCTGTTGTAATTTCATCGTTGAACAATAAAAAAAGTTTTGTTATATCGATATTTTCATTTACAGAATATGTCTGAGCAGCTAAAAGAGGAAATAAGATAACTGGAAGCCACTGCAAAAGAGTATAAACAAAGTAAAAAGAGGGGTTTCTAATTAGCAAATAAATAGTTAGAAATATCAGAATAATCAGACAGAGATTCCCCATCCGCCGAAAATCAGCACCAGAGAACTCCCACCGAGAAGGAAAGAATCTAGCACCTTCGATAATAGCCGCCATTGGGATGGCAAAAATCCATAGTCCCGTCTGCCAACCCCAAAATATTAAAGCAGCACCTAGAAGCAACGGTGGTGTTTTCATATCCGCATTAAATCCTCTTGTATGTTGCCCAATTTTAAAATGTGAAAACTTGTTAGATTATCTTGCCTAAATTCCCAGTCAATATTCTCTTTATCTGACAAGATTAAAACTAAGGTATGGATGCCGACTCCTTTAAGATAATTGATTAATTTTTTTCGCGTTTCATCCCAAGTTAAAAATATACAAATACAGCCACTTAATAGGGAAATTCTCTCCATTACGGTTGGAATCAGCGAATCAAAAGATTTATCGCGACACGCCACAACCGAAGCGAGAATTTCCAGCATTTTGTCAGTATGGCTGAGTCCTCTGCCAAAGGTAAAACAATAAGCTTCATGACCGACAAACATCAAATCTAGCAAGGATTCTTGGGTTTGCACTTCACAAGCTAGGGAAGCAGCAATTGCTACTGCTTCTTCTAAAATTTCGCTATATTTTTCCTTTTGAAATGTATCTAAAATAAGGGCGTGTCTGACAAAAAACTCATCTTGTTCTTCTTTGACTATTGGCTTACCAATTTTTGCCCAGCTTTTCCAATGAATTTTTCGTAGGGAATCTCCCGGACGATATTCTCGTAAAGATCGAAATTCCTCTGAATCTCCCACCGATGAAGCTAACGCCACTCCACCAGATTGATATCTCCTCGTACCAGGAAGTTTAACCGATGGTAGGTTATATAATTGGGGTAAAACTAATAAAGATTGAGGTAAATATATTGTCGTGTAAGCATTCAATAAACCAAAAGGATCGGGTCGAATCACTGTTAAATCTGCAAATCGAATTACACCTCGGTAAGCAGGTGTGATTTCATAAACTACTTCAATTTTATTGTTGGGTGGAAGTGAGGGTAAATCTATTTGTTTTGCTGCGGCTACCCGTTTTCTAGCAATTAACCATACCCAGCGATAATATCCTACATATCTATCAAAAGGATTACGTTTTTTTTCAAAAGGTTCGGGGGTTTCGATAAATTCCTGAAAGGTGGGACGAGGATCGGCAAAACTTTCTAACAATTTTAGGTTATTTTGGATTTTGTTGGTTTTGTTGTGAATAATAATGCGGTACTTGAGGTTTACGCCAACCGTTGCAAATCGAGGTAGCGTCCGGATTGCACTGAAACGGAAAGGAAAAAATCGACTAGAAATTATTGATATGATGAAAATTGATAAAAGAAAAGTAAATATCTGATAGGTCATGTTTTGATTGGTATCTAAGCCCAGAACGGCAGAGATAATCAAGCATGAAAAAATTATCAATCCATTAGTTGTCAATCGTCTTCTACGGGATTGTTCAAGTGTATAAGTGAAATGGAAAATTCGATAGAGAAAATGTTTCATGGCAATTTGGATGTATCTTTATTCACGCCTAGAAACCCGGTTTTTCCAAGAAACCGGGTTTCTAATTACCATCACGTAGGAACAGGTACGGATTTCAAAATTTCTTCCACAACTCCGGCGGCGGTTCTACCAGAAAAACGCGCTTGGGGTTCCATAACTAATCGATGTGCAATTACTTCTACTGCTAATTCTTGAATATTTTCTGGGGTAACGAATTGATAGCCATCAAATAAAGCTAATGCTTGAGCAATTTTCATTAATGCAAGGGAACCTCTTGGACTTGCGCCTAATTGCACTCCTTCTGCCGATCGCGTAGCATTGACTATATCTACTATGTAGCGTTTCAATTCTTCGCTGATTCTAATTTGTTTGACTTGCTGTTTTAAGTTGATGATGTCTTGTAAGTTAACGCAAGGTTTAATTGTATCGATCGGATGTTGTTGAATTTGATTGGAGAGAATTTTTACTTCTTCTTCTGGTGATATATATCCCAAACTAAATTGAAGCGCAAAACGATCCATTTGCGCTTCTGGTAACGGATAAGTACCCCGTGATTCTACGGGATTTTGAGTTGCGATCGCAAAAAATGGGTCTTTGAGTTTTCGCACGTTCCCGTCAATGGTGACTTGAAATTCTGCCATTGCTTCTAACAGTGCGGATTGGGTACGGGGTGAAGCGCGATTGATTTCGTCGGCTAAGACAATGTTGGCAAAAATTGGCCCTTCGTGGAAGTGAAATGTGCGATCGTTAGGATCTAGCATGGAAATACCCAGGATATCCGACGGTAACAAATCCGGGGTAAATTGAATTCGCTTGAAAGTTACATCCACGGAGAAGGCGAGTGCTTTCGCTAAGGTAGTTTTACCCGTTCCGGGAGAATCTTCTAGCAAGACGTGACCCCCACTAGCAAAGGCGCTGAGTAACTTTCTGATCGCTGCTGATTGTCCTTCGATCGCTTTTTGAATATTGTTACTTATGCTTTGATAAATTTCTTTACCCGTCAAGCCATTAGTCTCTAAGGTTGCATTATCCATTTTTGTCGATCGTAAATTTATGCTATCCCGTTTCACCTTGGTAACGGACTAATAAATATTTATTTTTGTAAACATCTTCCGGACTAACCAATAAATAACAGGTAGAACGGTCGTTGTTAGTAAAATTTTATCTTAAAGCTATGTCAAATCAACATTTCAACTTAAAAAGCCGCTTTCCTCAACTCTTGGCAGCAGTTAGCCTTATGCTGATTTGGCCAGCCAGTTTGCACTCGACTAAAGTGGACGCTAGAGAAGATTATTTTTGTGGAAAAAACGGCCTTAATCCCGTCCAGTTTCTTCGAGCAGAAACTCGCAACTTTAACGTTTACATTTGTGGTGACCACGATAATCCCAATCAGTATGTAGGTATCGGTAAACGCGATGGAAAAAGGTTAGTGCTACCGTTAATAGAACAAAGTCCTTCTGGAATTTACATGGCTGTTAATCGAGGCGGATATCTTTATCAAGTGACTAGAGAATCGTTGTTGGTTTTTCGGGATGGTAGAACGATCGTTAACGAAAAACTAACCTCTTATCGGACTGGTTCATAAATCATAATTTTTTTAATCATTACTAAACACTTCGCCTAAGTAATCTGATAATTCAGCTTACTTAAGCGAAGTTGTTGCGTTTTCGTTTTGTAATTTTACTCAATTCAAGTGCAAAGCATTGAAATGCTTTAGTTTTGGCTATAATTAGGCTTCAAGAGGTAAAATAATTTTGAGTTATTATTAAGGATTAACCGGAGTAATCATATGTTCTCTTTTTTAAAAAGGGCTAGCAGTAATTTTATTCACAAATCGACTTACATTCAACACGAGCCGATCAACAAAGTTAGTTTAGTAATTCTTGTATTAATCGATATTTTTGTCCTTTTTAACGTTTTTAGCGGCTTAAATAGCATTTCCCAATGGCCGCTTAGTCCCTCTGAAGAGTATCCTTGCTTTTTGCCGTACCAAAATTACCACACGGCAGAAAAGAAAGGAACCTTTGCCTTCAAGGTTAGCACTATTGAAAATCTAATCGAGCAAAATAAATATCCTTTACCCAGCCCTACTGCCAATTCAAATAGATTGGGTCAAGTCTCAAATATGTGTGCATACTATACTCGTGCTTCTAAAGCAGTTAATACCCCTGAAACTGTTAATTTAAAAACGAGTATCGATAAGCTGAGAAACGAAGTTGCTTCTTTAAAACAAGAAAATCAAACGCTGCAAAGCCAATATAATTCTACCTTACTAGAAAAAATTGCTGGTCAATCACCAGACAAATCGATCAATAAAGTGGCTGCGGATCGGGTGAAATCAGAAATTGATAATAATAAAAAGCTGATTGCAAATAAGGAAAAGCAAATTACGGAACAACAGACTAAGTTAATTCAACATCCGGCTACTGATGCTTATCTCCAGATGATCGATAATGGTTCGGATTATGAAAAACTCAAACAAGTTTACAATAAAGCGGAGTTTTGGTATCCCAATCAACAAGTACTGTTACAAACTCTATTTTTGTTACCGTTAATTCTAATTGGTTACTTTTGGCATTCTACAGCACTCCGCAAAAATTTCGGTTTGCAAGCTTTATTGAGTTGGCATCTGCTGCTGATCTTCTGCATTCCTCTGTTGATTAAGTTTTTTGAGTTTATTCAGTTCGGCAATCTGATTGGTGTCGCCACTGAATTAATTGTTAGTTTGGTAGGAGGATTGGTATTTGTTGCCAGCTATGCGTTGATCTTGATTATTCCTTTGTTAGGTTTGGGATTAATTAAACTTCTGCAAGTTTGGGTTTTTAATCCTCGCGTTCAAGCTAAAAAGAGAATCCAGAAAGTGCGCTGCATTAATTGCAGTTCTAAACTTAGGTTAAGTGATGATTTTTGCCCTTATTGCGGTTTCGAGCAGTATGTAGAATGCTTAAAATGCCATCATAAAACCTATAAGTTTACTAATTATTGTAGTTCTTGCGGTCATCCCACAGCATCGGGATTAGAGGATGAACAGGATTAAGGGTGATACCATGTCCGGCAAGATTACCGATAATAAAACTAGTTTGTAGTGAGGACTTTAGTCCTCGGTCTAAGGACTAAAGTCCTTACTACAAACTATGGTTATAACAACCGGACATGATATCGGGACTTAGACAAAATTTATCTTCAAAACAGGCTCAAACCCAGTCGGGAAGCCAACTTAAGGTCAATTTGTCTTTTTCCTTGCTGCGACTGGGTTTGAGCCTCATTTACCCCCATTGAGCTAAATCCCTTTCCTATTCCCTCTCCCCCTTAAAAACTTACAATCCCGGTGACTTGATGATAGATAGTGACTAACCACCATCGAGCCTCCAGGATTGTGAGAAAAGTTAATTTTGTTTGATGAATCGGAATTTAATGCAAAACGGCTCTCATTATTCAACGGTTGCCAGTTCTGCGTCGGTGCTGCCGCGAGTGCGTTTGCGGGTGAGGGTATTGAACAGCATCAAGCCGATGGCTTTGATCAAGTTGCCTTCTAGTTCTTTGAACATATTCATGTTCATGCCAAAGGCGTCGTTTGCTTCGTCTACGATGCGATCGGCTGTTGCTTCATCTAGAGGCAAATCGTTCAAAGCTTGGCGATAGGTGTTCTTAAATGCTTTCTCGTCGGGAATATCTTTGAATTCGTAGAAAGCGGTGCCTCCGTCGGTGAGGTTCATGGCGCGTACTGCAATGCCTTTGAGGATTTGACCGCCGGATAAGTCGCCCAAGTAGCGAGTGTAGGATTGGGCAATCAAGAGTTCTGGTTCTTTTTCAGATACTTCTCTAATGCGCTGTACGTAGGCTTGAGCGGCTGGGGAGGGGGCTACTTGTTCGCGCCAGTTGGGGCCGTAGTAGTAGCTGAGGTCTTGCTCTAGGCTCTTTTTGCGGTTTAGCTCTTTAAAGTAAATTTTGGAGAGGATGGGGTGTTCCCGGTGCTTTTCCATCTCTTCTTCAATGGCAGTGTAGACGAAGTAGAGGTTGGCTACCAGTTTCCGGTAGGAGTTCTTTTCTACCACGCCTTTTAAAAAGCACTTGACAAAACCAACGTTTTCTGCCATTGTGTGGGCTTTTTTGGTGCCTTCACGCAATTTGGTTGCTAAATTAGAACTCATGCTAAATTACTGTCCCTTAAGTCAAAGAGGAGCGTTTTATATTTATCAACGGTTAAAAACCCGCCTATCAGCTAACAGTAGACTGATTTGATGAGAATTTTCATTAAGATTTTTTACAAAATAGGAGCGATCGCAGAAACCCGGTTTCTTAAAAAAACCGGGTTTCTATGCCTCACAATGTTTTAAATGTCCAAATCGCTCAAATTGAGTTTAGAGCCATAGGTTTCGATGAATTCTCGCCGTGGAGCAACTCGATCGCCCATCAGAATGGTGAAAATGCGATCGGCTTCTGCCGCATCTTCAATTTCCACTTGTTTAAACGTGCGAGTTTGTGGATTCATGGTGGTATTCCAGAGTTGTTCTGGCATCATTTCACCCAAGCCTTTGAACCTTTGGATGGTGTATTTGGCGTTGGAAGGGAATTGACGGATTAACTCTTGCAATTCGCGATCGCTATAGCAATAGTCGTGATTCTTTCCCCGTTCTACTTTATACAACGGAGGGCAAGCAATGTAAATATACCCTTGCTCGATCAGCGCCCGTTGATAGCGATAGAAGAATGTCAGCAAAAGGGTGCGAATGTGGGCTCCATCAACGTCAGCGTCAGTCATGATCACTATGCGATGATAGCGCAAATTAGAAGCGTCGAATTCTTCACCTTTGACGCCTAATCCCAAAGCGGTAATCAACGATTGAATTTCATTATTTTTGTAGATTTTGGCGTCATCGGTCTTCTCGATGTTGAGAATTTTACCGCGTAGAGGTAGGATGGCTTGGAATCTGCGATCGCGTCCTTGTTTGGCGCTGTTGTGAACGAATATTCCACTAGCTAAAGCGAAGTTGTGGGAATGGGGAACTTCGATGTCGTAAACATCAAATCGTTCCTCTAAACGTTCGATTTTCACAACTCGGTGATTGTAATTACCGATCGCTTCCCGTGCTTTTACCCGACTCCCGTCAAAATAGCGATCGCAGAAAGTTTCAAACTTCAAGATCGACTTGTCTTTCAGCTGACGCCGGTAAAGATCGTAAGCTTCCAAATCCAGCCAACCTTTTTGACTTTCTACGTCCTTTAAAGCCTCAATAGTCTTGCGATAGTAGGTTTGGTGAAGCGCCGCTTTTCGCTTCGCTCGAAATTCGCTTGTCCATTGTTCTTTAGTTTTTTGACGCCGCCATTCTAACAATTCCTCATCTTGCCATTGTTGCTTGGCAGCTTCTGAATAAGCCTCCCGCATTTCCGGATGATTTTCAAAATATTCTCGCACTCTTTCGGCTTGAATTAAGCGATTGAGTTCATCACTCCAATATTCTGACTGAGCTTTATTCAGTTGTTCCCGATTTTGCTGGCGATACTCTTCATTACTCTCATAAAACTCCCGCCATTTTTGCATCATGTAGGCTTTGTATTCTTCATCCTCCCACTGAGCCTTAGCATTTTGTGAAAGAAGGAAACTGGTGTTTAGCCATGACATACGATCGCTCATCATCTCACGAAATTCTTCGCTCATGTGAACCTGACGGCTCTTTTCAATTACATCTGGTCGATGTAAAGTTTTCTCTAGGTGAGCGCGATGTAATGCTAGATGATCTTCAGCCGGAAGACGTTTAATATTGGTTGGATTGTTGTTCAATTTGTGGAAATCAACATGATGGCGATGGTTTCCATCTGATGCTTGATAAACACCATTTCGCAGATTATAAAAGTCTGCCAAAAGATGAGTGTAAATCCATTTATCATGTTTAGGATTCCAAACCATTTCGTAACCGTCAAGCCCAGATCCTTTTTCATTCTTTTGAGAAAGCTTGCGGTATAGTGGCATGAGAGAATCTTCAGGTGTTAGCAATTCGGCTGCTTTGTAAGTGCCATCGCGCAACATGAATGGATGATCGGGAGTGCAGATGAGAACTTCACCATTATCTAATGTCAGTTTAATAACTTCAGCATTTGCTTTCGTCATTCTGGCATTAATAATTCGTTCAATTCCGATGTTTCCATCTTCCTGAATTGTGTAGCAAAAATGTTCTTTTCCCTCTGCTTGTTCTGCTACTATTTCTAATAGGCTAATTGCCCTTCCATCAGCCAATAAAATGTTAGTTTTTCCAAAAAAACAGCCACCGGCACTATCGCCTTCGACCAGGAAAATCTCTGATTCTGAAGGGTCTCTGGTACTACAATCTGCTAATTTCCCTGGTAAAGGAGAAGATTCTAAAACAGATTTTCTTCGCACTAATTCACGAGCGCGACGTGCTGCTTCTGCTGCTTTAAATGCTTGAATTGCTTTCTCTAAAATAGCATCAGCAATGGGGGGACGAAATTCTAAATACTCGGTTAATACTTCCCCTACCAAAGAGTCAACAATTCCCCTAACTTCTGGGTTACCTAATTTAGTTTTAGTTTGCCCTTCAAATTCCGGATCGGGTACTTTAACAGAAATAACCGCAGTTAATCCTTCCCGAATATTTTCTCCTGCGAGGTTAGGCTCGCCTTCTTTGAGTTTATTGCGCTTGCGTGCGATCGCATTCATCGTCCGCGTCAACACCGCCTTCAACCCTTCCATGTGAGTACCGCCATCAACGGTGCGGATATTATTGGCAAAACCCAACAAATTATCCGTATAAGCGTCAATACACCACTGCAATGCAACTTCTATTTGAACATTATTTCGTTCACCCGATACAAAGATAACTTCCTCGTGCAGAGGTTGTTTATCGCGGTTGATGTAAGAAATATACTCGCGAATACCACCTTTGTACTCGTAAGTTTCTATCCTGGAAATATTGTTTTTAATTACTTCCACGCGGTGATCGCTAAAAGTAATTTTTACCCCTGCATTCAGATAAGCTAACTCGCGCAGACGTGCGGCTAAAGTGGTATAATCAAATTCAACGCCACTGGTAAAAATTTCCGTATCAGGGACAAAACTAACAGAAGTACCAGTGCGGTTTTCATTGCTGGGGTTAGGTACCAGTTCGGTAACGGGAATACCGCGTTCAAAGCGTTGTTTGTGAACCTTCTTATCCCGCCATACCGTCACTTCCACCCACTCGGACAAAGCGTTTACCACCGATATACCAACGCCGTGCAGTCCACCGGAAACTTTGTAACCACCACCGCCAAACTTTCCTCCGGCGTGAAGAACTGTCATTACTGTTTCCAGAGCAGACTTGCCCGTGCGAGGATGGATATCTGTGGGAATCCCCCGTCCATCATCGGTGACTGTAACGGAACCGTCGGCGTTGAGGTCAACCTCAATGTGAGTACAGTAACCAGCCAGCGCCTCGTCGATGGAATTGTCCACCACCTCGTAAACTAAATGATGGAGTCCTCTTGGCCCCGTCGAACCGATGTACATCCCCGGTCGTTTGCGAACCGGTTCCAGACCTTCCAGAACTTGAATCTGATCGGCGCTGTAACTGCTTGTCATAAAATGAGTTCTCCAGTCAAGGCTTTGAGCCGGGTTATGGCCCGAAAATGAAAAAACACTCCAAAATTGTAGCACAAAAGGGTTGGAGACGACTTTAGAGCAAATAGAAGAGAATTTT encodes:
- a CDS encoding heme oxygenase (biliverdin-producing) — translated: MSSNLATKLREGTKKAHTMAENVGFVKCFLKGVVEKNSYRKLVANLYFVYTAIEEEMEKHREHPILSKIYFKELNRKKSLEQDLSYYYGPNWREQVAPSPAAQAYVQRIREVSEKEPELLIAQSYTRYLGDLSGGQILKGIAVRAMNLTDGGTAFYEFKDIPDEKAFKNTYRQALNDLPLDEATADRIVDEANDAFGMNMNMFKELEGNLIKAIGLMLFNTLTRKRTRGSTDAELATVE
- a CDS encoding DUF58 domain-containing protein, which gives rise to MTYQIFTFLLSIFIISIISSRFFPFRFSAIRTLPRFATVGVNLKYRIIIHNKTNKIQNNLKLLESFADPRPTFQEFIETPEPFEKKRNPFDRYVGYYRWVWLIARKRVAAAKQIDLPSLPPNNKIEVVYEITPAYRGVIRFADLTVIRPDPFGLLNAYTTIYLPQSLLVLPQLYNLPSVKLPGTRRYQSGGVALASSVGDSEEFRSLREYRPGDSLRKIHWKSWAKIGKPIVKEEQDEFFVRHALILDTFQKEKYSEILEEAVAIAASLACEVQTQESLLDLMFVGHEAYCFTFGRGLSHTDKMLEILASVVACRDKSFDSLIPTVMERISLLSGCICIFLTWDETRKKLINYLKGVGIHTLVLILSDKENIDWEFRQDNLTSFHILKLGNIQEDLMRI
- a CDS encoding MoxR family ATPase, translated to MDNATLETNGLTGKEIYQSISNNIQKAIEGQSAAIRKLLSAFASGGHVLLEDSPGTGKTTLAKALAFSVDVTFKRIQFTPDLLPSDILGISMLDPNDRTFHFHEGPIFANIVLADEINRASPRTQSALLEAMAEFQVTIDGNVRKLKDPFFAIATQNPVESRGTYPLPEAQMDRFALQFSLGYISPEEEVKILSNQIQQHPIDTIKPCVNLQDIINLKQQVKQIRISEELKRYIVDIVNATRSAEGVQLGASPRGSLALMKIAQALALFDGYQFVTPENIQELAVEVIAHRLVMEPQARFSGRTAAGVVEEILKSVPVPT
- a CDS encoding transglutaminase domain-containing protein — translated: MKTPPLLLGAALIFWGWQTGLWIFAIPMAAIIEGARFFPSRWEFSGADFRRMGNLCLIILIFLTIYLLIRNPSFYFVYTLLQWLPVILFPLLAAQTYSVNENIDITKLFLLFNDEITTDKNQRFTVDISYLYLASCILSASNANVGNISFYCGMFVLSAVGLWSLRSKRFSPMVWLCFLLTAGSIGFIGQIGLHQLHLTVEDRVAALYGNAMERETNSSKKQTNIGDIGLLKQSNEIIFRVATEGQKISDLLLREATYNKYQASLWVASKSNFIPVQSDRNGTSWRLANSVIKDLTPQPPSLAGKGENSNNISLQERGSTITVSATLHGGQGLLTLPNGTFQLDELPVSQMEKNKYGAVKVVGKVDAIAYQIQFNKNLSFDSLPTEDDLQIPKQEKPALDKIISQLDIKGKSPSEVLNRVDRFFIKNFTYSLKLANKENSSMPLSIFLLQTRAGHCEYFATATTLLLRAAGIPARYAVGYSVHEYSPLEKQYIIRNRHAHAWTMVYLNGKWQAFDTTPADWNRIEDATASRLSFISDLWSFLSFKISHWLSSSDGLKYGWVLIFVLVYILVWRFIRQTKVRRLSRKERLAKSIAKSEQNKRESEFYLIEKALNELGYIRQPSESLKIWIARLKEEIPTSDLIEELSFLIELHYRDRFDPLGIKDEERAILSSKIRAWLEKYKLITHNL
- the gyrB gene encoding DNA topoisomerase (ATP-hydrolyzing) subunit B, which codes for MTSSYSADQIQVLEGLEPVRKRPGMYIGSTGPRGLHHLVYEVVDNSIDEALAGYCTHIEVDLNADGSVTVTDDGRGIPTDIHPRTGKSALETVMTVLHAGGKFGGGGYKVSGGLHGVGISVVNALSEWVEVTVWRDKKVHKQRFERGIPVTELVPNPSNENRTGTSVSFVPDTEIFTSGVEFDYTTLAARLRELAYLNAGVKITFSDHRVEVIKNNISRIETYEYKGGIREYISYINRDKQPLHEEVIFVSGERNNVQIEVALQWCIDAYTDNLLGFANNIRTVDGGTHMEGLKAVLTRTMNAIARKRNKLKEGEPNLAGENIREGLTAVISVKVPDPEFEGQTKTKLGNPEVRGIVDSLVGEVLTEYLEFRPPIADAILEKAIQAFKAAEAARRARELVRRKSVLESSPLPGKLADCSTRDPSESEIFLVEGDSAGGCFFGKTNILLADGRAISLLEIVAEQAEGKEHFCYTIQEDGNIGIERIINARMTKANAEVIKLTLDNGEVLICTPDHPFMLRDGTYKAAELLTPEDSLMPLYRKLSQKNEKGSGLDGYEMVWNPKHDKWIYTHLLADFYNLRNGVYQASDGNHRHHVDFHKLNNNPTNIKRLPAEDHLALHRAHLEKTLHRPDVIEKSRQVHMSEEFREMMSDRMSWLNTSFLLSQNAKAQWEDEEYKAYMMQKWREFYESNEEYRQQNREQLNKAQSEYWSDELNRLIQAERVREYFENHPEMREAYSEAAKQQWQDEELLEWRRQKTKEQWTSEFRAKRKAALHQTYYRKTIEALKDVESQKGWLDLEAYDLYRRQLKDKSILKFETFCDRYFDGSRVKAREAIGNYNHRVVKIERLEERFDVYDIEVPHSHNFALASGIFVHNSAKQGRDRRFQAILPLRGKILNIEKTDDAKIYKNNEIQSLITALGLGVKGEEFDASNLRYHRIVIMTDADVDGAHIRTLLLTFFYRYQRALIEQGYIYIACPPLYKVERGKNHDYCYSDRELQELIRQFPSNAKYTIQRFKGLGEMMPEQLWNTTMNPQTRTFKQVEIEDAAEADRIFTILMGDRVAPRREFIETYGSKLNLSDLDI
- a CDS encoding zinc ribbon domain-containing protein; this translates as MFSFLKRASSNFIHKSTYIQHEPINKVSLVILVLIDIFVLFNVFSGLNSISQWPLSPSEEYPCFLPYQNYHTAEKKGTFAFKVSTIENLIEQNKYPLPSPTANSNRLGQVSNMCAYYTRASKAVNTPETVNLKTSIDKLRNEVASLKQENQTLQSQYNSTLLEKIAGQSPDKSINKVAADRVKSEIDNNKKLIANKEKQITEQQTKLIQHPATDAYLQMIDNGSDYEKLKQVYNKAEFWYPNQQVLLQTLFLLPLILIGYFWHSTALRKNFGLQALLSWHLLLIFCIPLLIKFFEFIQFGNLIGVATELIVSLVGGLVFVASYALILIIPLLGLGLIKLLQVWVFNPRVQAKKRIQKVRCINCSSKLRLSDDFCPYCGFEQYVECLKCHHKTYKFTNYCSSCGHPTASGLEDEQD